Proteins encoded together in one Rhodospirillaceae bacterium window:
- a CDS encoding glyoxylate/hydroxypyruvate reductase A: MAILYAAEAEEAAQWTEALAQLDTSLTFRFWPDWGDPAEIDFVIIGGRSPGDLSIFPRLKAIQSTWAGVNHLLRSPGLPTGVPIARMVDQGLTGSMTEFVVYQVLDIIRQGPELRAAQKAVTWAEIIARPAREFRVGVLGLGTLGSDIAAKLTALGCQMRGWSRSPKEAGPGIRTFAGAEALPDFLDQLDILICLLPLTPDTENLLDAKMFAPLAKGAT, encoded by the coding sequence ATGGCGATTCTCTACGCGGCGGAAGCAGAGGAGGCTGCGCAATGGACCGAGGCACTGGCACAGCTCGACACTAGCCTGACTTTCCGCTTCTGGCCCGATTGGGGCGATCCCGCCGAGATCGACTTCGTCATCATCGGCGGCAGGTCGCCGGGCGATCTATCGATCTTTCCCAGGCTCAAGGCAATCCAGTCGACCTGGGCCGGCGTCAATCATCTGCTGCGCTCGCCGGGATTGCCCACCGGCGTGCCCATCGCGCGCATGGTCGATCAGGGCCTGACTGGCAGCATGACCGAATTCGTCGTCTATCAGGTGCTCGACATCATTCGTCAGGGACCCGAACTGCGCGCGGCGCAGAAGGCAGTGACTTGGGCGGAAATCATCGCGCGGCCGGCGCGTGAATTCCGCGTCGGCGTGCTGGGCCTCGGCACATTGGGGTCCGATATCGCTGCCAAGCTCACAGCGCTCGGCTGTCAGATGCGCGGCTGGAGCCGCTCGCCCAAGGAAGCGGGACCAGGAATCAGAACCTTCGCCGGGGCTGAGGCGCTGCCTGATTTCCTCGACCAACTCGACATCCTCATCTGCCTGCTGCCCTTGACGCCGGACACCGAGAACCTGCTGGATGCGAAGATGTTCGCACCCCTTGCCAAGGGTGCCACCTGA